The Niallia alba genome includes a window with the following:
- the trhO gene encoding oxygen-dependent tRNA uridine(34) hydroxylase TrhO, giving the protein MSEYRVLLYYKYVPIDNPEEFTKEHLALCKELGLLGRILISHEGINGTVSGTVEQTDKYIEAMRQDPRFSDTIFKIDEADGHAFKKMHVRHKKELVNLSLEDDVDPLEITGKHLKPTEFYKEMQDPNAIVIDARNDYEFDLGHFRGAIKPEIETFRELPQWIKENKDMLEGKKILTYCTGGVRCEKFSGWLLKEGFEDVSQLDGGIVTYGKDPEVQGELWDGQCYVFDQRISVPVNQKEHVIVGRDFFTGEPCERYVNCANPECNRKMLCSEENEEKYMRSCSHECRTHPRNFYVKHNGLTPEQVEARVKEIAQWEEERKVM; this is encoded by the coding sequence ATGAGTGAATATAGAGTTTTACTTTATTATAAATATGTACCAATTGATAATCCAGAAGAGTTCACAAAAGAGCATTTAGCCCTTTGTAAAGAGTTAGGATTACTAGGTCGTATTCTTATTTCGCATGAAGGGATCAATGGAACGGTTTCTGGTACGGTAGAGCAAACAGACAAGTATATAGAAGCAATGAGACAGGATCCGCGTTTTAGCGATACTATTTTTAAAATCGATGAAGCGGATGGTCATGCTTTTAAGAAAATGCATGTGCGTCATAAAAAAGAATTAGTTAATTTAAGCTTAGAAGATGATGTAGATCCACTTGAGATAACTGGTAAGCATTTAAAGCCAACAGAATTTTATAAGGAAATGCAAGATCCTAACGCAATTGTGATTGACGCTCGTAATGACTATGAATTTGATCTTGGTCATTTCAGAGGCGCTATTAAGCCAGAGATTGAAACATTTAGAGAATTACCGCAATGGATTAAAGAAAATAAAGACATGCTAGAGGGCAAAAAAATTCTTACTTACTGTACTGGTGGGGTAAGATGTGAAAAATTCTCTGGCTGGTTACTAAAAGAGGGCTTTGAAGATGTAAGTCAATTAGATGGTGGAATTGTAACTTACGGAAAAGATCCAGAAGTACAAGGCGAACTTTGGGATGGTCAATGCTATGTGTTTGACCAAAGAATCAGTGTGCCAGTCAATCAAAAAGAACATGTGATTGTTGGACGTGACTTCTTTACAGGAGAGCCATGTGAAAGATATGTAAACTGTGCAAATCCAGAGTGTAACCGTAAAATGTTATGCAGTGAAGAAAATGAAGAAAAGTATATGAGAAGCTGTAGCCATGAGTGCCGCACACATCCAAGAAACTTCTATGTAAAACACAATGGTCTTACACCAGAGCAAGTAGAAGCAAGAGTGAAAGAAATTGCTCAATGGGAAGAAGAAAGAAAAGTAATGTAA
- a CDS encoding TetR-like C-terminal domain-containing protein, whose amino-acid sequence MIYPTLTAKSIKIFEHVQRHALFYKLVFSSDFLYDYRLRIYQTLKKVNNEDFEYALIDPKINRNLHISYQANAIVGLIMEWVKEDFCYPSEYMAEQLLAFINTTNSPPSKIKILS is encoded by the coding sequence TTGATATATCCTACATTAACAGCTAAATCAATTAAAATATTTGAACATGTGCAAAGGCATGCCTTGTTTTATAAGTTAGTCTTCTCTTCTGATTTCCTGTACGATTATCGATTACGTATCTATCAAACGTTAAAAAAAGTAAATAATGAAGATTTTGAGTATGCCCTAATAGATCCAAAAATTAACCGAAACCTTCATATCAGTTATCAAGCCAATGCAATTGTTGGCTTGATCATGGAATGGGTCAAGGAGGACTTTTGTTATCCTTCTGAATATATGGCAGAACAATTATTAGCATTTATTAATACGACTAATTCTCCTCCATCCAAAATTAAAATATTAAGCTAA
- a CDS encoding TetR/AcrR family transcriptional regulator, which produces MKTNETNSDRRVKKSKKALKNALITLMDQKDFKDITITNIVEHADVNRGTFYRHYQYKEDLLEDLTNDVLSDLIWAYRFPYVHLETFDISYINS; this is translated from the coding sequence ATGAAGACCAACGAAACTAACTCTGATAGAAGAGTGAAAAAATCAAAAAAAGCATTAAAAAACGCCCTTATCACTTTAATGGATCAAAAGGATTTTAAAGATATCACCATAACAAATATTGTCGAGCATGCAGATGTTAATCGCGGAACTTTTTATCGCCATTACCAGTACAAAGAAGATTTACTAGAGGATCTAACAAATGATGTTCTATCAGATCTAATTTGGGCCTATCGCTTTCCCTATGTTCATCTAGAAACCTTTGATATATCCTACATTAACAGCTAA
- a CDS encoding SDR family oxidoreductase, with the protein MKLQDKVAVITGAASGMGREIALIYAKEGASVVVSDLNLEGAEATVQEIKNNGGNAVALKTNVALEDDIQQLIDKTIDTFGKVDILVNNAGIMDNMEPAADIEDKIWDRIFAVNTTSVMRSTRKVLPLFLEQQGGIIVNIASAGGLYGARAGAAYTASKHAVVGFTKNTGFMYADKGIRCNAIAPGAVITNIGASMTNINQYGAAKQQLGMAINPRAGSAEEIAKVALFLASDDSSFLNGTVITADGGWTAY; encoded by the coding sequence ATGAAATTACAAGACAAGGTTGCAGTAATTACAGGTGCAGCATCTGGGATGGGGAGAGAGATTGCTCTCATTTATGCAAAAGAAGGAGCGAGTGTTGTTGTTTCTGATTTGAATTTAGAAGGCGCAGAGGCTACAGTTCAAGAAATTAAAAATAATGGTGGCAATGCAGTTGCATTAAAAACAAATGTAGCGTTAGAAGACGATATTCAGCAGTTGATTGATAAAACCATTGATACTTTTGGAAAAGTAGATATATTAGTGAATAATGCTGGGATTATGGACAATATGGAGCCAGCAGCGGATATTGAGGATAAAATATGGGATAGAATCTTTGCTGTTAATACAACGAGTGTCATGCGTTCTACTAGAAAAGTATTGCCACTATTTTTAGAGCAACAAGGTGGCATCATAGTAAATATCGCTTCTGCTGGAGGATTATATGGCGCTCGTGCAGGTGCAGCCTATACGGCTAGTAAGCATGCGGTTGTTGGTTTTACGAAAAATACTGGTTTTATGTATGCAGATAAAGGGATTAGATGTAATGCGATTGCTCCAGGAGCAGTTATCACAAATATTGGTGCTTCGATGACAAATATCAATCAATATGGCGCGGCAAAACAGCAACTAGGTATGGCTATAAACCCAAGAGCTGGTAGTGCAGAAGAAATTGCAAAGGTTGCCTTGTTTTTAGCATCGGATGATTCAAGCTTCTTAAATGGAACAGTCATTACGGCAGATGGTGGCTGGACTGCTTACTAA
- a CDS encoding metal-dependent hydrolase produces the protein MKITYHGQSAIEISTEGKSFIIDPFISGNPSATTKVEEVKVDAVLLTHAHMDHILDAAPIAKANNAPVVANPELAAYMAWKGVETIGMNIGGTVDLGFAKAKMTHAFHSSGIIDEENKNILYGGMPAGYIIEAEGKVLHHAGDTGLFSDMKMIGDRHHLDVVFLPIGDHYTMGPEDALQAAEWYQAKLVIPIHYNTFPAIEQDAKAFVNKLEELGLKGKVLELGETFEL, from the coding sequence ATGAAAATTACTTATCATGGTCAATCCGCGATTGAAATTAGTACAGAAGGAAAATCATTCATTATTGATCCGTTTATTAGCGGAAACCCTTCAGCCACAACAAAAGTGGAGGAAGTGAAAGTAGACGCTGTTCTATTGACCCATGCACATATGGATCATATTCTCGATGCCGCACCAATTGCAAAAGCAAATAATGCCCCAGTTGTCGCTAATCCTGAGTTAGCTGCCTATATGGCCTGGAAAGGTGTCGAAACAATTGGTATGAATATCGGAGGAACAGTCGATTTAGGATTCGCTAAAGCGAAAATGACACATGCATTCCACAGCTCTGGGATTATTGACGAAGAAAATAAAAATATCTTGTATGGCGGAATGCCAGCTGGATATATCATTGAAGCAGAAGGAAAAGTGTTACACCATGCTGGAGACACTGGACTTTTTAGCGATATGAAGATGATTGGTGATAGGCATCATTTAGACGTCGTGTTTCTACCAATCGGAGACCATTATACAATGGGACCAGAGGATGCGCTACAAGCAGCCGAATGGTATCAAGCCAAATTAGTTATTCCTATCCATTACAATACATTCCCTGCTATCGAGCAAGACGCTAAGGCGTTTGTGAATAAACTAGAAGAGCTCGGTTTAAAAGGAAAAGTATTAGAACTGGGTGAGACATTCGAATTATAA
- a CDS encoding dihydrodipicolinate synthase family protein: MITQNPFVPFSVAMVTPFDQKERLSLSGIYSLIDYYKQNHVPALLISGSTGEQHSMTIEERQILYQEAKSAGKDSLLLIGGVAAVRTTDAIRLAEAAQREKLDGIMLGFPPYLRMSQLEAAAYVKRVCAVTDLPIMLYNNPPRTGFNLELNTLYHLVEKYPQIKALKEAGNPSNAPIVKRELGSSFSVLTGFDLLLLDNMRNGYDGITSIIGNVFPKEMQQIVELIKREEWVFAEEQFNKLRPTVHTILELGALRAIKYVLTENNIEAGICREPLSPLSKQEKKIVMAVWQNREVL, encoded by the coding sequence ATGATTACACAAAATCCATTTGTTCCATTTAGTGTTGCGATGGTTACCCCTTTTGATCAAAAAGAGAGGCTGTCGCTTAGTGGTATCTATTCATTAATAGATTACTATAAACAGAACCATGTCCCAGCTCTTCTTATTAGTGGTTCTACGGGAGAACAACATTCAATGACAATTGAAGAACGACAGATTCTCTATCAGGAAGCAAAGTCAGCGGGGAAGGATAGTCTTCTCCTCATTGGTGGAGTTGCTGCCGTAAGAACAACAGATGCCATACGATTAGCGGAAGCTGCTCAAAGAGAAAAATTGGATGGAATTATGCTTGGATTTCCTCCCTATTTACGTATGAGTCAGCTAGAAGCAGCAGCTTATGTGAAAAGAGTTTGTGCTGTTACTGATTTACCTATTATGCTCTATAACAATCCACCCCGGACTGGATTTAACCTAGAATTAAATACCCTATATCATTTAGTAGAGAAGTATCCTCAGATTAAAGCTTTAAAGGAGGCAGGAAATCCTAGCAATGCTCCGATAGTCAAAAGGGAGCTTGGCTCTTCCTTCTCTGTTTTAACAGGATTTGATTTACTTCTTTTGGATAATATGCGAAATGGATATGATGGAATTACTAGTATAATAGGAAATGTTTTTCCAAAAGAAATGCAACAAATTGTTGAATTGATAAAACGGGAAGAATGGGTATTCGCAGAAGAACAATTCAACAAATTACGCCCAACCGTACATACAATCTTAGAACTTGGAGCATTGCGAGCTATAAAATATGTCCTAACGGAAAACAATATAGAAGCTGGAATTTGCAGAGAGCCATTATCTCCTTTGAGTAAACAAGAAAAGAAAATAGTAATGGCTGTTTGGCAAAATCGAGAAGTACTATGA
- a CDS encoding sigma-70 family RNA polymerase sigma factor — protein sequence MKEWRSSQSEAYTTFLEENKSLLSNPIVRSFLQKKVNVHLLKKAIECPTKENKEKVDKAFKKHFFTIRFISYITSSMEYSTINFNKNVTTYQKRFPLILTEKEEGGERDMPLNDREAEMEWIVEKEDLRSGMEEYISDETIYSAILGLTLSQRTILTYAYLYKLSDTEIARILSTSQQYVSKTRKTALKRILTFTNKGRKEDGINRHDSMDDDDQ from the coding sequence ATGAAGGAATGGCGTTCTTCACAGTCAGAAGCATATACCACGTTTTTAGAGGAAAACAAATCATTATTAAGCAATCCAATTGTAAGGAGTTTTTTGCAAAAAAAGGTAAATGTTCATCTGTTAAAAAAAGCGATCGAATGTCCGACAAAGGAAAATAAGGAAAAAGTGGATAAAGCCTTTAAAAAACATTTCTTTACTATTCGGTTTATTTCTTATATCACTTCTTCGATGGAGTATAGCACCATTAATTTTAATAAAAATGTAACGACATATCAGAAAAGGTTTCCTTTAATACTGACTGAAAAGGAAGAAGGAGGAGAGAGGGACATGCCTCTAAATGATAGGGAGGCAGAAATGGAATGGATAGTGGAGAAAGAAGATTTACGTTCTGGGATGGAGGAATATATTTCAGATGAAACGATATATTCAGCCATTCTTGGCCTGACCTTATCACAACGAACGATTCTTACCTATGCTTACCTTTATAAATTATCGGATACAGAAATTGCCCGGATACTTAGTACGTCCCAGCAATATGTGTCGAAAACGAGAAAAACAGCTTTAAAGCGTATTCTTACATTTACGAACAAAGGGAGGAAGGAAGATGGAATTAATAGACATGACTCAATGGATGACGATGATCAGTAA
- a CDS encoding YvrJ family protein → MELIDMTQWMTMISNFGFPLTLSLFVLLRLDKKMDELLKEWKKIDQDQRKENAK, encoded by the coding sequence ATGGAATTAATAGACATGACTCAATGGATGACGATGATCAGTAATTTTGGTTTTCCGCTAACTTTATCATTATTTGTTCTACTTCGATTAGACAAAAAAATGGATGAACTTCTTAAGGAATGGAAGAAAATTGATCAAGATCAACGAAAGGAAAATGCCAAATGA
- a CDS encoding polyprenyl synthetase family protein: protein MRVHQMWDTYPELKNDLSKVLQLIKSNIRVRDKVVEKTIKDLIYSGGKLLRPAYSLLCSQIGPSKDKGRAVAVAAALETLHMATLIHDDVIDESPTRHNIPTIHAHNGNKFAIYAGDYLFCVCFTILSKHATSLSHLEFNARSMEKILSGELDQLNARYQSTVTVKNYLTRISGKTAQLFAVSCYSGAIESEASRPLAMNAWNMGHYIGMAFQIMDDILDYKGDSQTLGKPVMADIKQGHYNLPLIYAIQANPKELIPLLDKKDALTDEDMQLISELITKYKGVEKAELLAKKYTEKAIKQLSKLPEGDYKNHLYEITTSLLKRKV, encoded by the coding sequence ATGCGTGTACATCAAATGTGGGATACGTATCCAGAATTAAAAAATGACTTGTCTAAAGTACTTCAATTAATTAAAAGTAATATTCGTGTTCGTGATAAAGTAGTTGAAAAGACGATTAAGGATTTAATCTATTCCGGCGGCAAGCTACTTAGACCTGCCTACTCCCTGCTTTGTTCACAAATAGGTCCTTCAAAAGATAAAGGTCGTGCGGTTGCTGTGGCAGCGGCATTGGAAACATTGCATATGGCAACACTCATCCATGACGATGTCATTGATGAATCACCAACACGACATAACATTCCAACTATCCATGCTCATAACGGGAATAAGTTTGCCATCTATGCAGGTGACTATCTATTCTGTGTTTGTTTTACAATTTTATCTAAGCACGCAACATCTCTTTCCCATTTAGAATTCAATGCCCGCAGCATGGAAAAAATCTTAAGCGGAGAGCTAGATCAATTAAATGCTCGTTATCAATCTACTGTTACGGTTAAAAATTATTTAACAAGAATCTCCGGAAAAACAGCTCAGCTTTTTGCCGTAAGCTGCTATTCCGGCGCAATCGAGAGTGAAGCAAGCAGACCACTCGCTATGAACGCTTGGAATATGGGACATTATATTGGCATGGCTTTTCAAATAATGGATGATATTCTAGATTATAAAGGAGATTCTCAAACATTAGGAAAGCCTGTAATGGCAGATATTAAGCAAGGTCATTACAATTTGCCACTTATCTATGCAATCCAAGCAAACCCTAAAGAGCTTATCCCTCTTTTAGATAAAAAAGATGCTTTGACTGACGAGGATATGCAGCTAATTTCTGAGCTTATAACTAAATACAAAGGAGTTGAAAAAGCAGAACTCCTTGCGAAAAAGTATACGGAAAAAGCCATCAAACAACTAAGTAAATTACCTGAAGGAGATTACAAAAACCATCTTTATGAAATTACTACTAGCTTATTAAAAAGGAAGGTTTAA
- a CDS encoding Gx transporter family protein, which yields MTKNQRLVYIALLASQAVIISLLERAIPFPFAFAPGAKLGLANIITCLALYTLSTKDAFKVVAIRLCLATLLGGTLSTFMYSASGALLSFIGMWGAKQLGTKRISLIGVSTTGAILHNIGQLAVAGFVAQTWTVFLYLPVLSFIGILSGIAIGILANYLITHVEKLQYYRDLSEINESSNERG from the coding sequence ATGACGAAAAATCAACGCCTTGTATATATAGCACTACTTGCATCTCAAGCAGTAATTATAAGCTTATTGGAACGGGCTATCCCTTTTCCCTTTGCATTTGCTCCAGGAGCAAAACTTGGATTAGCAAATATTATCACATGCTTGGCGTTATATACACTTTCTACAAAAGATGCCTTTAAAGTAGTCGCAATTAGACTTTGCTTGGCAACATTATTAGGAGGAACGCTTTCTACTTTTATGTATAGTGCTAGTGGAGCTCTCTTAAGCTTTATCGGCATGTGGGGTGCGAAACAACTTGGAACAAAACGAATTAGCTTAATCGGTGTAAGTACCACCGGAGCAATTCTTCATAATATTGGACAATTAGCCGTTGCAGGTTTTGTGGCACAAACATGGACTGTATTCTTATATTTACCTGTTCTATCCTTTATCGGGATCTTATCGGGAATAGCCATAGGAATACTAGCCAACTATTTAATCACACATGTAGAAAAACTACAATATTATCGAGATTTATCGGAAATAAACGAATCTAGTAATGAAAGAGGTTAG
- a CDS encoding FAD-dependent oxidoreductase: MDKKNIVIIGAGYAGVHAAKKLAKKYKKDDSVSITLIDRHSYHTMMTELHEVAAHRVEPDAIQFDLRRLFNRTKVKLVTDNVKHVDYQSKVVTTEHGQFSFDYLILGMGGEPNDFGTPGVQENGFTLWSWEDAVRLREHIEKIVRKAATVHDEATRKAMLTFTVCGSGFTGIEMVGELIEWKERLAKDYKLDADDITLYVVEAAPTILNMLERRDADKAESYMVKQGVKILKSAPIVEVKEDAIVLKSGEELPTYTLIWTAGVRANSDTKDYGMSAGRAGRLKVNAHMESEDYKDVYVVGDLAYFEEEPGKPTPQIVEAAEQTAMTAAKNIIAEISGGEKEEYVGKYHGVMVSIGARYGVANLSGVHLSGWFANFMKHMVNLYYFFGIRSGYYMYQYVMHEFFHTKDKRNIFRDFLTRYGNVLWSLPLRVFVAGFWIIEACAKLWGESTWKDSISSWSKVPNLFNGLGEDSWLTATSVKMPFEWLQTATSGASEAATSTDFATPILSKMPFWFEWIMKIMLPTPEVALFMQKMMIFIELAIGLAILAGLFTWLANAASAAFLVMFTLCAMLGWDKVWALPASIALMNGSGRTFGLDYWVVPFLQRKLGDWWYGKERAIYKDYK, translated from the coding sequence ATGGACAAAAAAAATATTGTCATAATCGGAGCAGGTTATGCAGGCGTTCATGCCGCAAAAAAACTTGCTAAAAAGTATAAAAAAGATGATTCAGTTTCCATTACACTTATAGATAGACATTCCTATCATACAATGATGACTGAATTACATGAGGTTGCTGCACATAGAGTAGAGCCGGATGCTATTCAATTTGATTTACGCCGTTTATTTAATCGCACAAAGGTTAAATTAGTTACAGACAACGTTAAGCATGTTGATTATCAAAGCAAAGTAGTTACAACAGAGCACGGTCAATTTTCTTTTGATTATCTAATCTTAGGAATGGGTGGCGAACCAAATGATTTTGGAACACCTGGAGTACAAGAAAATGGCTTTACCCTTTGGTCTTGGGAAGATGCTGTTAGATTAAGAGAACATATTGAAAAGATCGTTCGTAAAGCGGCTACTGTTCACGATGAAGCTACAAGAAAAGCCATGCTGACCTTTACTGTCTGTGGTTCTGGGTTCACGGGAATCGAAATGGTTGGGGAACTTATTGAATGGAAAGAACGATTAGCGAAAGACTATAAACTAGATGCAGATGATATTACTTTATATGTTGTAGAAGCTGCTCCTACTATATTAAATATGCTAGAACGCAGAGATGCTGATAAAGCAGAAAGCTATATGGTGAAGCAAGGAGTTAAAATCTTAAAAAGCGCTCCAATTGTTGAAGTCAAAGAAGATGCTATCGTACTAAAATCCGGCGAAGAGCTACCGACTTATACACTTATTTGGACAGCGGGTGTTCGCGCAAACTCTGATACAAAAGATTACGGCATGTCAGCTGGAAGAGCAGGTCGCTTAAAAGTAAATGCTCATATGGAATCTGAAGACTATAAAGATGTTTATGTAGTTGGTGACTTAGCATATTTTGAAGAAGAGCCTGGAAAGCCTACTCCACAAATTGTTGAGGCTGCTGAACAAACTGCTATGACTGCAGCTAAAAATATTATTGCAGAAATTAGCGGTGGTGAAAAGGAAGAATATGTAGGAAAGTACCATGGTGTTATGGTTTCCATCGGAGCAAGATACGGTGTTGCTAATTTAAGTGGTGTTCATCTAAGCGGTTGGTTTGCAAACTTCATGAAGCATATGGTTAATCTATATTATTTCTTTGGTATCAGAAGTGGCTATTATATGTACCAATATGTAATGCATGAGTTTTTCCATACAAAAGATAAGCGTAATATCTTCCGCGATTTCTTAACACGCTATGGCAATGTCCTTTGGAGCTTACCTTTACGCGTATTTGTTGCAGGTTTCTGGATAATAGAAGCATGTGCGAAGCTATGGGGAGAATCAACATGGAAAGATTCTATTTCCAGCTGGTCAAAGGTTCCAAACCTATTCAATGGTCTTGGTGAAGATTCTTGGTTAACTGCTACAAGTGTTAAAATGCCTTTTGAATGGTTACAAACTGCTACAAGTGGTGCTAGTGAAGCGGCAACTTCTACTGATTTTGCAACACCAATTTTAAGTAAAATGCCATTCTGGTTTGAGTGGATTATGAAAATCATGCTTCCAACACCAGAAGTTGCGCTATTTATGCAAAAAATGATGATCTTTATTGAGTTAGCAATCGGATTAGCAATTCTTGCAGGTTTATTCACATGGTTAGCAAATGCTGCAAGTGCTGCATTCTTAGTAATGTTCACTTTATGTGCAATGCTTGGATGGGATAAAGTATGGGCATTACCAGCATCTATCGCTTTAATGAATGGATCTGGTCGTACATTTGGATTAGACTACTGGGTTGTTCCTTTCCTTCAAAGAAAATTGGGCGACTGGTGGTACGGAAAAGAACGAGCGATATATAAAGACTATAAATAA
- a CDS encoding FAD:protein FMN transferase, with translation MNKFKMAVILFLSLLLLVGCGKQKESDAGVTSTPYKRTEFLMGTVVTIKIYDKDKEAVLDQVFDRIELLASQITVNEEGSIVDEINENAGRKPLQVPDDIYRLVKAGKEYSGYSGGDFDITIGPLTNLWHIGFPDEKKPTQSEIDAVLPFINYSKIELNEENQTIYLPEQGMMLDLGGIAKGFITDEVVKVLNDNGVKSAIVDLGGNIYVKGMNPSGKPWEVGVQDPFSDRGEMVGKMEESNTSIVTSGIYERYLEVDGVKYHHILSPKTGYSVNNDVAGITIVSDKSFDGDGYSTTIFIKGVEEGLKAVEQMDGMEAIFVTKDKEVYLTSGLKGKFTLTNEKFKLAN, from the coding sequence ATGAATAAATTTAAAATGGCGGTGATCCTTTTTCTTTCCCTCCTTTTATTAGTAGGCTGTGGCAAGCAAAAGGAATCTGATGCAGGAGTAACTAGTACCCCATATAAAAGAACGGAATTTTTAATGGGAACAGTAGTTACGATTAAAATCTATGATAAGGACAAGGAAGCCGTATTAGATCAAGTGTTTGATCGAATAGAGTTATTAGCAAGCCAAATCACGGTGAACGAAGAGGGCTCTATTGTGGATGAAATAAATGAAAATGCTGGTCGTAAGCCACTTCAAGTACCAGATGATATCTACCGTTTAGTGAAAGCAGGAAAAGAATATAGTGGTTACTCAGGAGGGGACTTTGATATAACAATTGGTCCGTTAACTAATTTGTGGCATATTGGATTTCCAGATGAGAAAAAGCCAACGCAATCAGAAATTGATGCCGTTCTCCCTTTTATTAACTATTCAAAGATAGAATTAAATGAAGAAAACCAAACAATATATTTGCCGGAACAAGGAATGATGTTGGATTTAGGAGGAATAGCAAAAGGGTTTATAACAGACGAAGTTGTTAAAGTATTAAACGATAATGGTGTGAAATCTGCCATTGTTGATTTAGGCGGAAACATTTATGTAAAAGGAATGAATCCTTCCGGAAAACCTTGGGAAGTTGGGGTTCAGGATCCTTTTTCCGATAGGGGCGAAATGGTAGGGAAAATGGAAGAAAGCAATACTTCTATTGTTACATCTGGGATATATGAACGGTATTTAGAGGTAGATGGAGTGAAATACCACCATATTCTTAGTCCCAAAACTGGCTACTCTGTCAATAATGATGTTGCTGGTATAACGATTGTTTCCGATAAGTCATTCGATGGAGACGGATACTCTACAACAATATTTATAAAAGGGGTAGAAGAAGGGTTAAAAGCAGTAGAACAAATGGATGGAATGGAAGCCATTTTTGTAACCAAAGATAAAGAAGTTTACTTAACATCAGGACTAAAAGGTAAATTTACATTAACGAATGAGAAATTTAAATTAGCAAATTAA
- the menA gene encoding 1,4-dihydroxy-2-naphthoate polyprenyltransferase, producing MSIRSFLKLVEIQTKIASIFPFFIGILFVLYRYEALHWKNTLIFFSSMLIFDLTTTAINNYMDYRKANSDEYRKEKNVIGQEGIKESTVIATILTLFLTATGLGVWLTVETGLLVLLIGFICFCIGILYTFGPIPLSRMPLGELFSGVTMGVGIVFLTVYVNAFDYGIASLVWEQEMIMLQVNIIKIIEIIIVSLPCMFTIANLMLANNICDVEDDIKNHRFTLPFYLGKKYSLWLYNGLYAGSFVAILICVFLHLLPAIALISLIAILPVYKHIRIFNQIQVKSKTFSLAVKNLIIVNGFLVVSLAMSFIIR from the coding sequence ATGTCGATTCGTTCATTTTTAAAGTTAGTAGAAATACAAACAAAAATAGCTAGTATATTCCCATTTTTTATCGGAATATTATTCGTATTATACCGTTATGAAGCACTCCATTGGAAAAACACGCTTATATTTTTTAGCTCCATGTTAATCTTTGATTTAACAACAACAGCCATTAATAATTATATGGATTATCGAAAAGCAAATAGTGATGAATACAGGAAAGAAAAAAACGTGATTGGGCAAGAGGGAATAAAAGAAAGTACGGTTATCGCAACGATTTTAACACTCTTTTTAACAGCGACGGGATTAGGCGTTTGGCTCACAGTGGAAACGGGATTATTGGTGCTTTTGATTGGTTTTATATGTTTTTGTATTGGCATCTTGTATACCTTTGGACCAATTCCTTTATCAAGAATGCCTTTAGGAGAATTATTTTCTGGCGTAACAATGGGAGTTGGAATCGTCTTTCTAACAGTGTATGTAAACGCATTTGATTATGGTATTGCATCATTAGTATGGGAACAGGAAATGATTATGCTGCAAGTGAACATTATAAAAATAATAGAAATTATCATTGTATCCTTACCGTGTATGTTTACGATTGCAAACCTAATGCTGGCAAATAATATTTGTGATGTGGAAGACGATATAAAGAACCATCGTTTCACTTTACCATTTTATTTAGGAAAGAAATATTCTTTATGGTTATATAATGGCCTTTATGCTGGATCCTTTGTTGCGATACTGATCTGTGTATTTCTCCATCTACTACCAGCTATTGCATTAATTAGTTTAATAGCGATATTACCAGTATATAAGCATATTCGGATTTTTAACCAAATCCAAGTTAAATCAAAAACATTTAGTTTAGCAGTCAAAAATTTAATTATCGTTAATGGATTTCTAGTAGTATCGTTAGCGATGTCTTTCATTATTAGATAA